One genomic region from Schistocerca gregaria isolate iqSchGreg1 unplaced genomic scaffold, iqSchGreg1.2 ptg001227l, whole genome shotgun sequence encodes:
- the LOC126329936 gene encoding LOW QUALITY PROTEIN: T-complex protein 1 subunit zeta-like (The sequence of the model RefSeq protein was modified relative to this genomic sequence to represent the inferred CDS: deleted 1 base in 1 codon) has protein sequence MAAVSVLNENNEVARKFHALLFNISAAKSLQNIVKSNLGPRGTLKMLVSGGGDIKLTKDSGNLLKEVYIQHPTASLIARTVGVQDEITGDGTTSIALLIGELLSQSERLLAEGMHPRLLAEGFEVSKSHLMKWIDEIKVKKDWRDHEFLTSLARTSLRTKLDRELADRLADIVVDAVLTIKRDDEPIDLHMIETNLHMLHRTEMDTQLIKGLVMDHGARHSGMPKRVTNAHILTCNVSFEYEKTEETGIGMWKVPEERDRMIEGERRFTDNRVLKVIELKRSVCKEGEGFVVVNQKGIDPIALDMLAKEGILALRRAKRRNMERLTRACGGLAVNSVDNLSPEVLGFAGLIYEHTLGEEKYTFVEQVSNPFSCTILFKGPNLYGINQIKDAARDGLRNVKSAIEDSYVLPGAGAFEMAAHSELMRLRDSYQSSSTSLGVKLGIEAFAKSLLIIPRTLAANSGFQPVETLLLLENEHQQGHLVGLNTETGDTMDPSVEGIWDSLAVKTHLLESSCLVASQLLLVDEVLKAGKATTT, from the exons ATGGCGGCGGTGTCAGTTCTCAATGAAAACAACGAGGTGGCTCGAAAGTTCCACGCGTTGCTGTTCAACATATCTGCGGCGAAGAGCCTGCAGAACATAGTCAAGAGCAATTTGGGGCCCCGGGGGACGCTGAAGAT GTTGGTGTCTGGAGGGGGGGACATCAAGCTCACGAAGGACAGCGGCAACTTGTTGAAGGAGGTG TACATTCAGCACCCGACGGCGTCGTTGATAGCGAGGACGGTGGGGGTGCAGGACGAGATAACGGGGGACGGGACCACGTCGATAGCGTTGTTGATAGGCGAGTTGCTGTCGCAGTCGGAGAGGTTGTTGGCGGAGGGGATGCACCCGAGGTTGTTGGCGGAG GGGTTTGAGGTGTCGAAGAGTCACTTGATGAAGTGGATTGACGAGATCAAGGTGAAGAAGGACTGGAGGGACCACGAGTTTTTGACGTCCTTGGCGAGGACGTCTTTGCGTACGAAGTTGGACCGCGAATTGGCGGACAGGTTGGCCGATATAGTGGTGGATGCGGTGCTGACGATCAAGCGAGACGACGAGCCGATTGACCTGCACATGATCGAGACCAACCTGCACATGTTGCACAGGACGGAAATGGACACGCAGTTGATAAAGGGCTTGGTGATGGACCACGGGGCCAGACACTCGGGGATGCCTAAGAGGGTGACCAACGCGCACATTTTGACCTGCAACGTGTCGTTCGAGTATGAGAAGACGGAGGAGACGGGGATAGGGATGTGGAAGGTGCCGGAAGAGAGAGACCGAATGATCGAGGGCGAACGTCGATTCACGGACAACAGGGTGTTGAAAGTCATCGAGTTGAAGCGCTCGGTCTGCAAGGAGGGCGAGGGCTTCGTGGTAGTCAACCAGAAGGGGATCGACCCGATCGCGCTGGACATGTTGGCCAAGGAGGGAATTTTGGCGCTTCGCCGCGCGAAAAGAAGAAACATGGAGCGTCTGACGAGAGCGTGCGGCGGGCTCGCCGTCAATTCGGTGGACAACCTTTCTCCGGAGGTTTTGGGATTCGCCGGACTCATATATGAGCACACTCTAGGCGAAGAGAAGTACACCTTTGTCGAACAAGTTTCGAATCCGTTTTCCTGTACTATTTTGTTCAAAGGACCGAACCTATACGGAATCAACCAAATCAAAGACGCCGCCAGAGACGGGCTCAGAAACGTCAAGAGCGCCATCGAGGACTCGTACGTTCTTCCCGGTGCCGGCGCGTTCGAAATGGCCGCCCACTCGGAACTCATGCGGCTCAGGGACTCCTACCAATCTTCCTCGACCTCCCTGGGTGTCAAGCTAGGCATCGAGGCGTTCGCGAAGTCTCTGCTGATCATCCCGAGAACTCTGGCCGCCAACAGCGGGTTCCAGCCCGTAGAAACGCTTCTGCTCCTCGAAAACGAGCACCAACAAGGACACCTCGTGGGACTGAACACGGAAACCGGAGACACCAT